From Proteus vulgaris:
GACGACCCCTGTGATGTCAAAGTGCATTTTCTTCCCTGCCAAGAAGTCAAGATCACCTTGTCTTGTAAATCATGGGGACACCCTGACTATCCAGTCAATGAACCCGATGATATGGAGGAACCAGAAACATGTCCAAGCAAATAAACTCCATTTTTATTGAAACTATAGAAGCAGAAGCCACTAAAGCTATTTCAACCATAAGATCTCAAGGTGATCCTTGTTGGGCTCCCCCCTTATTTCCTAAAGATGGGCGCTTAAAACTTACTCAGAAACAAATTCGTAATAATCATGAAAAATTAACAAATAAAGAAAAGGAATATTATCAAAACGCTAAAAAACAAAAAAAAGCGTTATGTTGTAAAACATTACACGTGAGTTTATTTTTTGATGGTACTAATAATAATAATTACAATGATACTAAAGCATCAACTCCACCACATCCCTCTAATGTTGCTAAGCTTTATCATGCCTCTTCTCCTGAAAAGAATGAAGTTAAGAATAAGGGTTTCTATAGTTATTATATTCCTGGTGTTGGTACCCCTTTTCCAGATATCGGCACTGATGAGTACTATTCTGATGGATTAATTTTTGCAACCGGTGGCGAAGCTCGAATAAGTTGGGGATTAATTCAAGTTTGTGATGCAATTTACCATGCAGTAACAGGTGATGGTCTCTCTTTAGCAGATAAACGAGACCTACTTAAAGAAATGAGTACAGATTTAAATTTTGAATCAATGATAAATACCGATCTAGACTCTACGGATATTTTTTATGGCGTGACTGGAGCCGTCGCTATGGGTAGTCTAGGGTTAATCGTTGGTTCCGCATATAGTAAATTTAATAAAACCTATAATCCCGTCAAACCGTTAAACGATTTACTTAAACCGCTAAAATGGAAAATATCTAAAGTAAAACCGCATATTGTCGCTTTAAAAATTTACGCTTATGGATTTTCTCGAGGTGCAGCAGAAGCACGTACTTTTGTTTACTGGCTTAATCAATTTTTAAATTATCATTTTGAAGAGTTACCTCACGCATGGAAAAAACCGTGTCCTTTGGGAACCATTTATAGTTTACCTGTTTCCGTTGAATTTCTAGGCTTATTTGACACTGTTGCTGCGGTGGGATTAGCTAATGTTATCCCTGGCGCTACGGGACATAATGGCTGGGCAAGTGGTACACAACAGTTGCCAAAGTCATCACTTGTCAAAAATATTTGTCATCTTGTTGCTGCCCATGAACAGAGACAATGTTTTACTGTTGACTCAATTAGAACACCTGAAGGCCATTATCCCTTGAATTCTGTTGAAGTCATTTACCCAGGAGTACACTCTGATATTGGTGGAGGTTATCCACCAGGCGACCAAGGTAAAGCAAGGAATCACCATAAAGAATTATTATCACAAATCACATTACATGATATGTATGCAGCAGCAATCGATGCAGGAGCACCATTAGCGATTAGAGAAGATATTCTTATACAATTACCAGAAATTAAAAATGAATATTCTTTCCGGATAATATCTCCATCAGCTCTAAAAGAATTTGCAATATCAGAAGATTTAGTAGATAAATTTAACTCTTGGCGAAACTATACTTTACCTGAACAGCCTGCTTTATCTAATCATATTACTGCTACTAGTAATGAAACCTTATGTTTTATACCTCCACGTTTTGTAACGAGTACTTTAGAATATGCTATGGAAATTCAGCTTATTTTAATCACAGCCTGGAGAATTGGCCGCTATGGTACAAAACAAAGTGAAAAAATTAATTTAACGTATCAACCATTTTTTACAAATGCACCGCAACACCCTGACATTTCAGTCGAACCTTATGATGCTAAATTTTCAAGACAAGCTACAGCGGTGTTAGCTCTAGAATATGAGAAAAAAGCAAAAGATATCGCTGAGAAAACATCACTCAGAGATAAAGAAAAAAAGACAATAACTGGCCTTTCTAATTGGAAACCAAGTGATAAAAATATAGGGCCACCACTTTTTGATGCAACAAATGCTAGAGGTCAGTTATGGGAGGCATCTTTAGAATTTAAATTTGAATTAGAAGATTTAAAAGGAGTATCCAGACCTACGCCTCTAATAAAAATAAACCAAAAATCAAAAGTAGAATGTCAACAAGAAGCACAATGGTTTAAAAAAGTGCATGGTGAAGGATCATCAATATATCAAACACATTTAGAAAACTGTAAAAATGATCCTGAAGTTATTTTTCCATCTGATGTTATATCTCAAGCAAATTTACTAAACGCATTACAATCTGCTAATAAGTATGTCTACATAGCGACAACTCAAGATGAAAGACAAGAATATCTAAGTTTAAAGCGATTAGCAGTACCATATTTAGAAAAATAATGTCTTTATCAATGAGAAAAACAACTCAAGATGTAGACCTTAAAAATGTTATTAATTTGCTTGATGATCAAATACATGATTCCCGTGCATGGTTTATGCACTCAGAGAGTGGACTTCGAGAACCTTTTAGCAGTTATTTTTTATCAAGAATGATCTACTTTGGTCATAAATCAAATAAATCTATGCAATTAATTATGCAACCTGAAGGAACATCTAGTTATTTAGATACAATAATACTACTAGGTATAGCATATAAACCTTTATATGGAATTATATTTGTAGATTTATCGACAGGAAAAGAAGCTCCTATAGATATAGCTAAATTTCCCCCTCCAACATATTATTTAGTTGATCAAATATCAGAACTTATTAAGCAACAAAAAAAAGAAGAATTAAATAATACTATGCAAGATTTACAAGTAATTATTGAAAAATAATATCTACAATTATTAAACGTTATTATATCAATTAAAACTCCTTCACAAGGATAAACACCGAAAGTTTGTTAATAATAAACAAACGGGATGTGTTTGTATAACTCAGCTATGAACTTAAAAAAAACAACTCAGACTCTACTTAATGGACACAATCGCTATCATCTTACTGTACAAGAGTGTGATGTTTTACTTGATGTAGAACACTTCACAGGACGCGAAGCAATAAGTGAACCCTACCATTATCAAATTACCTTTACTTGCCAAGCTCAAGATTTACAGCCACAACAACTCTTGCGCCGTAGTGCAACGCTATCCTTTACACCGCCAATTAATAGTATTACCGATTTGGCAACGCAAGAGCCCATCACTAAGCAAGTTCATGGTGTTATCACACAATTTCGGCGTTTATCAGGTTCGGTGGATGAAGCGCGTTATCAACTCGTTATTGAGCCTGTCTTTGCATTATTACGTCATCAAATCCGCTCTCATCGATTTTTTCTCAATCAATCTGTGCCCGATGTTGTAAGCCAAATTTTACGTGAGCATAATTTTAAAGATTGGGAGTTTGAATTTACACTTAAAAATGAATATCCCAAACGCGAGCAAATTAATCAATACAATGAGAGTGATCGCCAATTTATTGAACGACTATTAAGTGAAGTCGGTATTTTTTACTCTTTTTATTTACAAGACCAAACACAAACCGAAGTCATCCGTTTTGCCGATCGCCAAAGCGCTTACACCTTTGATAAAACACTACCTTTAAATAGCCCATCGGGCATGAATGATAATCACCAAGAAAGTGTATGGGGATTATCATTACACCATCAAGTGGTCGAACAGAATGTATTCACCAAAGACTATAACCATCGTCAAGCGCAAGACACATTATTATCTGCAGTTGCTGATATGACACGTGGTGAAGGTGATGAAATCCACTATGGTGAAGTTTATCATTACCGAGCAAGACATCTTACTCGTGGCGATAAACTCACACCTGAAGCAGAAACGGCAAACTTTTGGGCAAGACTCGATCATGAACGTTTTCTCACTCGACAAACGCGCTTAAAAGGTGAAAGTAATGCCGACTTTTTATCACCGCTACAAGTCCTTTCAATCACTGATAACGCAATACCTTCATCATTACCGTCTGTGTTTCAATCACCGATTTTAATCACTCGCTTACGCTTTAGTGGTGGTCGAGAAAAAGCACTACAAGTGCGGTTTAATGCCATTCCTTATAGTGAAACACTTTGTTGGCGTCCAGTTATTAAACCTCGTCCAATTATTACAGGCACACTGACTGCGCGTATTACGAGTGCAAAAGATAACGATATTTACGCTCACCAAAATGAACACGGTTTTTATTGGGTAAAATTTGATGCTGACCGTGATGAAAAACCCATGGGCTATGAAAGTATGCCAGTACGCTTGGCAAAACCTTATGCAGGTGACACTTACGGGATGCATTTTCCGTTAATTCAAGGTACTGAAGTCGCTATCGCCTTTCATGAGGGCGACCCAGACCGGCCTTACATCGCCCATGTATTGCATGATTCGCGTCATCCCGATCATGTAACGGATAGAAACAACACTCGTAATGTGATTCGTACCCCTGCAAATAATAAATTGCGAATGGAGGATAAACGTGGACAGGAGCATATTAAACTCAGCACCGAATATGGTGGTAAATCTCAGTTAAGCTTAGGTCATATTGTCGATGCCAATCGTGATAAACGTGGCGAAGGTTTTGAGTTACGCACTGACAGTTGGGGAGCAATAAGAGCAGGTAAAGGATTGTTTATTAGTGCAGATAATCAAGCCAAAGCAGGTGGTGAAGTGCTGGCAATGGAGGAGGCTATTGAACAATTAGAGCAGGCTTTATCACTCGCTAGAAATCTACAAAAAGCAGCTATAGTCGCTCATGCCAGTAGCAATGATTTAGAAAGTCAATCAAGTTTAAATTCAACTTTAAAATATTTATCCTCCGCAGGTATGCTTTTACATGCACCAAAAGGTATTGGTATTTTAAGTCCCAAAGCTATTATGCTTTCTTCTGGAGTTGAAAGCATTGGGATCATATCGGGCCATAATACGGATATTAGTGCAGAAAATTCAATAACAGCAACAGCGAGTGAAACAATAAGTTTATTTGCTAGAAAATCAGGAATGAAATTATTTGCAGGACAAGGAAAATTAGAATTACAAGCTCAGGATGATGAATTAAATGCCATCGCATTAAGCAATATATTATTAAGTAGTGAGCAAGGTAAGGTTCTTATTAAAGCTGAGCAAGAGCTTACTTTAACTTGTGGTGATGCTTATATTACGCTTAAAAATGGAAATATTGAACTGGGTTGTCCTAAAAATATTCTATTAAGATCATCTAATGTCCAAAAAATGGGAGCTGCTTCCTTATCAACCCCAATTAATGAACTTCCTCGAGGTTTTAGTGGTGAATATGTATTAACGAGTGAACAAACTGGAGAGCCATTGGCTTTCACTTCTTATAAAATCACAACAGAGGAAGGCGAAGAATATAATGGAGTTTCTGATAAAGATGGGAAAACACTAACTATCTATACGTCTTATCCCAACTCATTAGAAATCGAATTTCCTGATACCATTCACGATGAGCAATTCAAAGCAACCAATATATTGACAGGAGCTCCTATTCCTAATTACCCATATTATATGACATCAAATAACGGTAAGATTTTATTTGGATATACAAACAGTGAGGGATTAACAGAACGATTTGAAACAGGTGTTGAATCTGACATCAAAATTTTATGGGGAGATGAAGCACTAGAAAAAATAGAACTAGGAGAAACAAATGCCGAATAAAGAGACAACAGCTAAAACTAATGGAAACTCAAATTCGATCAAAACACTCTCACTTAATGTCTTACAATTTGAGAAATTATGGGATGCTTATCCATCTTCAACAATAGAACACAAAGATCCTAAAACGCGAGATGATGTTTTTTCAGATCACTGTGCTATACATGTCAGTGAAGCACTATATCAATGTGGAATACTCATGAGGAGTTTCCATGGTACTCGTTGTTGGCATTGCCCAACACCTGACGATAAAACAAAAAAAGGGATACATGCAATTAGGGCACAAGAATTAAGTAATTATTTACAAAATCAACCTTTTGCAGGTTGTCCTAAAGCAATAGAATTAACTGGGAGTTCATACGAAAGCGTAATATCAGATAAAACTGGCATTATATTCTTTCAAGATTATTGGTTACGGGCAGGAGAAAAAACAGCAACAGGAGACCATATTGATTTATGGAATAAAGGTGAATTAGCCGGTAGTGGAACAATAGGCTCTTTTTTTAGAGTGACTTTTCCTAATTTTACAGAAAGTTTTACTGACTTATTTGGTTCAAATGCGCGAGTAACATCCCTTGAAAAAGCAAAAAAAGTTCTTTTTTGGGAGATTTTATGAATAAATGTATTTTAAGTGTTTTATCAATTTTAATCATTTCATTTTATTCTTTAATTCTATTGTTATCCATTGATGGTTTTCAACGAAATAGTAAAATTAATAATTTATTAAATGAGCTTCCGTCATTTTTTACTCCTACTTATTCTTTTATTTTTTTATTTATTATAATAATAATATTAAATACAATAGCATTTTCTCTATTTAAACAATTTAGAATGAAAGTTAGTTCAGTAATTATACCTTCATTTTTCATTTCATTGATTATTTATTTTGCCATCATATTAATGCCAAGTTTAAACACCTATTTATATGATAAATATATTTTTATTTTTTACAATGGGGTTATTTATAATGGAGAGGAACGTACGCAACAAATTTTCTCTTTTATGTTTCGAATATTCACTATAATTTCCATTTTCAGCATTACATTAATAAGTTTTTTTAAAAAAAGTAAAAGTAAAAGTAAAAATTTATAAGGAAATAAATATGTTTTCTAATAACACATCGTCCGTCTGTCAAACAAAAATAGTAAGTTTGAATAATAATCAAAAAAAATACTGGGTTGAAATAAAGTTAGTTGATGAGCTAAATAAACCTATTGCTGGTATATCATGGTATGCTGAAAAT
This genomic window contains:
- a CDS encoding T6SS phospholipase effector Tle1-like catalytic domain-containing protein; its protein translation is MSKQINSIFIETIEAEATKAISTIRSQGDPCWAPPLFPKDGRLKLTQKQIRNNHEKLTNKEKEYYQNAKKQKKALCCKTLHVSLFFDGTNNNNYNDTKASTPPHPSNVAKLYHASSPEKNEVKNKGFYSYYIPGVGTPFPDIGTDEYYSDGLIFATGGEARISWGLIQVCDAIYHAVTGDGLSLADKRDLLKEMSTDLNFESMINTDLDSTDIFYGVTGAVAMGSLGLIVGSAYSKFNKTYNPVKPLNDLLKPLKWKISKVKPHIVALKIYAYGFSRGAAEARTFVYWLNQFLNYHFEELPHAWKKPCPLGTIYSLPVSVEFLGLFDTVAAVGLANVIPGATGHNGWASGTQQLPKSSLVKNICHLVAAHEQRQCFTVDSIRTPEGHYPLNSVEVIYPGVHSDIGGGYPPGDQGKARNHHKELLSQITLHDMYAAAIDAGAPLAIREDILIQLPEIKNEYSFRIISPSALKEFAISEDLVDKFNSWRNYTLPEQPALSNHITATSNETLCFIPPRFVTSTLEYAMEIQLILITAWRIGRYGTKQSEKINLTYQPFFTNAPQHPDISVEPYDAKFSRQATAVLALEYEKKAKDIAEKTSLRDKEKKTITGLSNWKPSDKNIGPPLFDATNARGQLWEASLEFKFELEDLKGVSRPTPLIKINQKSKVECQQEAQWFKKVHGEGSSIYQTHLENCKNDPEVIFPSDVISQANLLNALQSANKYVYIATTQDERQEYLSLKRLAVPYLEK
- a CDS encoding type VI secretion system Vgr family protein, with product MNLKKTTQTLLNGHNRYHLTVQECDVLLDVEHFTGREAISEPYHYQITFTCQAQDLQPQQLLRRSATLSFTPPINSITDLATQEPITKQVHGVITQFRRLSGSVDEARYQLVIEPVFALLRHQIRSHRFFLNQSVPDVVSQILREHNFKDWEFEFTLKNEYPKREQINQYNESDRQFIERLLSEVGIFYSFYLQDQTQTEVIRFADRQSAYTFDKTLPLNSPSGMNDNHQESVWGLSLHHQVVEQNVFTKDYNHRQAQDTLLSAVADMTRGEGDEIHYGEVYHYRARHLTRGDKLTPEAETANFWARLDHERFLTRQTRLKGESNADFLSPLQVLSITDNAIPSSLPSVFQSPILITRLRFSGGREKALQVRFNAIPYSETLCWRPVIKPRPIITGTLTARITSAKDNDIYAHQNEHGFYWVKFDADRDEKPMGYESMPVRLAKPYAGDTYGMHFPLIQGTEVAIAFHEGDPDRPYIAHVLHDSRHPDHVTDRNNTRNVIRTPANNKLRMEDKRGQEHIKLSTEYGGKSQLSLGHIVDANRDKRGEGFELRTDSWGAIRAGKGLFISADNQAKAGGEVLAMEEAIEQLEQALSLARNLQKAAIVAHASSNDLESQSSLNSTLKYLSSAGMLLHAPKGIGILSPKAIMLSSGVESIGIISGHNTDISAENSITATASETISLFARKSGMKLFAGQGKLELQAQDDELNAIALSNILLSSEQGKVLIKAEQELTLTCGDAYITLKNGNIELGCPKNILLRSSNVQKMGAASLSTPINELPRGFSGEYVLTSEQTGEPLAFTSYKITTEEGEEYNGVSDKDGKTLTIYTSYPNSLEIEFPDTIHDEQFKATNILTGAPIPNYPYYMTSNNGKILFGYTNSEGLTERFETGVESDIKILWGDEALEKIELGETNAE
- a CDS encoding type VI secretion system amidase effector protein Tae4, with the protein product MPNKETTAKTNGNSNSIKTLSLNVLQFEKLWDAYPSSTIEHKDPKTRDDVFSDHCAIHVSEALYQCGILMRSFHGTRCWHCPTPDDKTKKGIHAIRAQELSNYLQNQPFAGCPKAIELTGSSYESVISDKTGIIFFQDYWLRAGEKTATGDHIDLWNKGELAGSGTIGSFFRVTFPNFTESFTDLFGSNARVTSLEKAKKVLFWEIL